A window of Pan paniscus chromosome 10, NHGRI_mPanPan1-v2.0_pri, whole genome shotgun sequence contains these coding sequences:
- the LOC100985075 gene encoding taste receptor type 2 member 20 → MMSFLHIVFSILVVVAFILGNFANGFIALINFIAWVKRQKISSADQIIAALAVSRVGLLWVILLHWYSTVLNPTSSNLKVIIFISNAWAVTNHFSIWLATSLSIFYLLKIVNFSRLIFHHLKRKAKSVVLVIVLGSLFFLVCHLVMKNTYINVWTEECEGNVTWKIKLRNAMHLSNLTVAMLANLIPFTLTLISFLLLIYSLCKHLKKMQLHGKGSQDPSTKIHIKALQTVTSFLILLAIYFLCLITSFWNSKMRPKEIVLMLCQAFGIIYPSFHSFILIWGNKTLKQTFLSVLWQVTCWAKGQNQSTP, encoded by the coding sequence ATGATGAGTTTTCTACACATTGTTTTTTCCATTCTAGTAGTGGTTGCATTTATTCTTGGAAATTTTGCCAATGGCTTTATAGCACTGATAAATTTCATTGCCTGGGTCAAGAGACAAAAGATCTCCTCAGCTGATCAAATTATTGCTGCTCTGGCGGTCTCCAGAGTTGGTTTGCTCTGGGTAATATTATTACATTGGTATTCAACTGTGTTGAATCCAACTTCAtctaatttaaaagtaataatttttatttctaatgccTGGGCAGTAACCAATCATTTCAGCATCTGGCTTGCTACTAGCCTCAGCATATTTTATTTGCTCAAGATCGTCAATTTCTCCAGACTTATTTTTCATCACTTAAAAAGGAAGGCTAAGAGTGTAGTTCTGGTGATAGTGTTGgggtctttgttctttttggtttgtCACCTTGTGATGAAAAACACGTATATAAATGTGTGGACAGAAGAATGTGAAGGAAACGTAACTTGGAAGATCAAACTGAGGAATGCAATGCACCTTTCCAACTTGACTGTAGCCATGCTAGCAAACTTGATACCATTCACTCTGACCCTGATATCTTTTCTGCTGTTAATctactctctgtgtaaacatctgAAGAAGATGCAGCTCCATGGCAAAGGATCTCAAGATCCCAGCACCAAGATCCACATAAAAGCTCTGCAAACTGTGACCTCCTTCCTCATATTACTTGCCATTTACTTTCTGTGTCTAATCACATCGTTTTGGAATTCTAAGATGCGACCAAAAGAAATTGTCTTAATGCTTTGCCAAGCTTTTGGAATCATATATCCATCATTCCACTCATTCATTCTGATTTGGGGGAACAAGACGCTAAAGCAGACCTTTCTTTCAGTTTTGTGGCAGGTGACTTGCTGGGCAAAAGGACAGAACCAGTCAACTCCATAG